TTTTATGTTCACATACATAATGGCCACAATTTATGTAGTATTACACTTTGTCTGAAAGTGCCAgaaaatgtttgacaaacaggCCTCTTCTCGCAGACTTGCTCAGTCAAAGGCCGCTTTGTTTTGCTTCCTGTGTCGTTTCTCCCACATCTCACTGCGCCTCGTGTTTCTTGTGCTCCCCCAGGAGAGGTGTCTGACTCAGATAGCAACAGTTCATCCTCcagctcagactcagactcgTCTTCAGAGGACGAAGAGTTCCGCGATGGCTACGGGGACGACTTGATGGGAGATGAGGAGGACCGGGCAAGACTGGAGCAGATGACGGAAAAGGAGCGTGAGCAGGAACTCTTCAACCGTATCGAGAAACGAGAGGTGCTGAAGAGGAGGTGAGGCTGGCTGCAGCGCCCCAAGTATAGCATCGAATTCAGACCAGTAGGAGCATGTTCAGGCCATGGCCAACAGGGAGGAACCCATGGTCTTGCAGTAGGCATGGCTTTTAAGAGATCATTGCAATGACCTGGGTTTTTGCAGGGGGACTTACAAACTGTGATGAAATTCTGTCTCTCAGGTTTGAAATCAAGCAGAAACTGAAGAAGGccaagaagaaagaaaaagaagagaaaaagaaaaaacaggaggaagagcaggagaagaagaaacaggACAGGTCTCAGTCTCAGGACTCTCAGGTGGTGAGTAGCCCCCCTTCTCGCCCCCCTTCGCGCCCCCCCTTCTCGCCCCCCTTCTCCCAGCAATCCGTAAATTTGTCCTTGGCGAAGTTGGCACAGGTCTGGTCATACAAAATGAGAATGTGTTTCAAAGAATATTTCTGGTGTCTCTGATGGTCTTTACCAGTGTGGTTAAGATGACTTGCCCGTGGAGTCTGTTGACGTGACTTTGTCTTGTGTACAGGTAATGTCCCACAATAAAGAGCGAAGGTCTAAACGAGATGAGAAGCTGGACAAGAAGTCCCAGGCCATGGAAGAGCTCAgggccgagagagagaagaaaaagaacaggacAGGTGAGTCTAATCTGCAAGATGACCTCCTTTGTTCTTTATTGGGGTTTTGTTTGTCACTGAGGTTTGACGGATGCTCTGACCTCTCTGTGCAGCTGAGCTCCTGGCCAAACGGCAGCCTCTCAAGACCAGCGAGGTCTACTCCgacgatgaggaggaagaggaagaggaagacgacAAGTCATCTGTGAAGAGTGACCGCAGCTCACATTCTTCATCATATAGCGAGGAAGATGAGTGAGTAAAGCAGTTTGTAGAATTCATAGTGTCACGGTTCATTGTTGCAATGGAAATATATGGGGAGAAAATCTGTACGTAGTTTTCATAATAGCTTTTGCTAAATACTTTGGGGCCTTCCTTGACCAACATCAAGTAGTACACACAAGCCTGTATTTACCAAAGGTTTACAGGTGTAAACTAAAAGAATATGCAAGAGAGTTTACCAGCAGAGCATAAAAAATAAGAAAGGGGATTTTGTCATTTTCACACCTGTTAAAACAATTATTTTACACTTCTCTAAATCCTCAGTTCATCCTTTACACTGAATTTGTTACTGTGTTAATATATAGTAGTTTCTTGTATTTAATTTTGCGCCATTTCTGTCATCCCTAATGTTGCAGGAAAGAAGAATCGACACCCAAGTCCCAACCCGTGTCCCTCCCTGAAGAGCTGCATCGTATCCGTCTGTCTCGACACAAGCTGGAGCGCTGGTGCCACATGCCCTTCTTTGCAAAAACCGTGACCGGCTGCTTCGTACGAATAGGCAtcggcaacagcagcagcaaaccTGTATACAGGGTGAGGAACAGGACTTCTCTGctcttttattttgaaagtaaACCTTCTTTGCCAGCTTTGTCAGGCAATACCTAAGGGAACAACTGCCATGTCATTACCTTGGGATAATTGTCTGAACTGATCTGAATCTGAATAACATtggttctctttttcttttctttttttttctcccttgcaTAATAGGTTGCTGAAATTGTTGATGTGGTTGAAACGGCAAAGGTCTATCAGCTGGGTACAACAAGAACAAATAAAGGCCTGCAACTACGGTAAGTCTTCACGGTGTCTCCATGGATTCTGTCTCCACTCTAATTTCAGAAAAGGTCAACGTCTTGCAATGGCTTTCATGTACAAATTTCATGGACACTTGACATGTACAAATGGACACTTGACATGTACAAATGGACACTTGACATGTAGAAATGGACTCTTGCGGTTTTTGGCTGCATCGTGATTTGTCTTGCTGCGTTTGTGCACTGGGTTGTGTAACTTGATGTTTATCTTTTACAGTCACGGCAACGACACGCGGGTCTTTCGGCTCGAGTTTGTTTCCAATCAAGAGTTCACAGAAAGCGAGTTCCTCAAATGGAAAGAAGCGGTAGGTTGGGTCATGATGAAGTTTATGTGGGCCTCTAAATTGTAGGTTTATTATATGTTCCCGTAAGTCTAATTGTGATGGTTCGTCCTGCACAGATGATCATCGCAAGTATGCAAGTCCCAACTCTGGATGAGATTGCCAAAAAGGAGCAGTCCATCAAAGAAGCACAGAACCACAAATTCAATGATAAAGACATTGAAGATGTAAGTTCATGTTCTACATGGGTCTTTTATACTGCCACCAGTCAGTACAATttccacaattttttttttttttactatttgcACAATGTTCTGTGATTTTAATTACGGTTAccagctttttttcttctttatactgaagcttgtaataatAGATATTTAAATGTAGAATCACAGaattaatgtagaatcaacacaaaggaagtataTTTCAATTCAAAAACTATTGTTTAAtaacacagattctctcctgtgaaGTACAGATTTCCAACAATcatcaaggccatcaaaatAGACTGTCAGCTTGAAAAGCATATATGTGTAGCGTGCAACGTGTGGatagactttttttattttgaaacgggGATTGAGAACACCGAGAAGCAGCGTTGAAGAGAAACGTGACTTTTGGGGAGGGAGCTAGTGATTGGGTCAGCCAGTCAGTAGTTAGAATGTGGTGTGCAACCCATTGGGTTGGTTGTAAGGTGAAGTGCTCAATTaacttgcaagcttgtgaattcaacCAAGCTCTGTGTCCATTGTCAGGCGTACATTGAATGTACCCATATATTTTAACCATTACATATGCACTACcagaaatgattaaaaaaaaaaaaaacccaggcAGCTGCATAACATTTCTTAACACATTAAATATTTCACATTAATCACAAAAATGTGCGTGTTTTAATCCTGATAGCACTACCCTTTTATTTAGAGCCTGTGTGTAGTTCTTGAGAAAAGCCTGTGGaattttattttctttatatcCCTATTTGCAGAtagtgaaagagaaggacagattCCGGAAGGCTCCATCAAACTATGCCATGAAGAAAACACAACTCATGAAAGAGAAGGTTGGGTGATTGTCATTATCTCATCAACCTTCTTGTCAATTCCTGTCACTCTTTCTTCTCATGTAATGCTCAGTCAATCATAGAAATTAATGTTGATAAATAGCCTTCCATTAGAGTGGGTTTGGTAACGCGGATGTTTTTGTCATATTGTGTAGGCTATGGCAGaagagagtggggagggggagaaggctAAATCGATCCAAGACCAGATGAACACGCTGGAGGAGAGGGCTGAGGCCCTTGACAGGCAGAGGACCAAAAACATCTCTGCCATCAGGTAAACCGCCTGACCGGTCCGTTGGCAGATGTAACTACTGCTGGAATGCTTGCAGTAGTAAAGTAGCCTCGTCTTTCACTAGCACTCTTTCTTACTCGTTGTGGATTTGTGTCTCTTTTGTTCCTGTATTGTTGCAGCTATATTAATCAGAGGAATCGGAGTTGGAATATTGTGGAGTCTGAGAAAGCTCTAGTGGTGAGTATACCTTTTATGCCTTTGAGCAAGTAGGTATGTGAAACCCTTCAATCTTTTGTAAATGCCCTTTGTAAATGCATAATCAAAGGGCCGTGCACCATCATAGGCAAATCAGGGACAATTTCCTAGTTTACCCAAGCTGGTTTCAGTGGAGCACCCTCTACGCAGATTGAAAATTGCCCAATACTTGcatttgtatgtatgcacaGTGATGGTTGTGCTAACTCAAAGTGTGGTTCTGTCTTTCAGGCTGAAGGCCAGAACAACAAGGACCAGCAGATGGACCCTTTCACAAGGAGGCAGTGCCAGCCCACCATGGTGTCCAACGTAAGTGTCCATGCAACAGCTCTCTGGTGCTTGAGAGACTCCAAAACATTTAGAATATGTGGAGATGGATTATTTATTTAGGATGGAGTATCCTCTATCTTCTActcctctgtttgtctgtgtcttcttctgtctctccatggAGAAACTGGGTGAAGTTAGTTGTAATAGTAAGGTGGTGGTGTCATGGCTGCTCTAATTGTACTTTGTAAAAATTGTACTGGTTGACAGGCCAGAGACCCCACAGTTCATGCCGCCATCATCGCACATCTGAACCAGAAGTATGGTTCCGGTTCAGCAGCTGATGAGAACGCCCTAGACAGGAACTTACAGGTGAGCTGTTACTTCATGCAACATCTTTTATCAACATTGGGCAACCATTCTGGGTGACTTAACgagttgtgttggtgtgtgcaggGACTGCCCAGCCTGAAAGACAAAGATATCACCAAGGGAACAAGCGACCTCTCAGAAGACCTCTTCAAAGTCCACGATTTTGACGTGAAGATCGACCTTCAGGTCCCCACCGCAGGTGAGGCTTGCTGTCTGTCTTGGAACGGGTATAGAGACGATACAAGATGGATGTGATGGATAGCAGATTTTAACTCCTTCCTTCTTCCTGTCACACAGAGACCAAGTCTCTGTCGGTAAGCTCCAACGCTCTGCCGGCAAAGGATGGAGCCCCGCGCCGGTCGCTCAACCTAGAGGACTACAAGAAGAGGCGGGGACTCATCTAAagcccccactcccaccccctgcTTCCTCATTCACCTTGCATGTGTTAGCCATAGGAGCTGGGGCACTAAGGCGAAGGAtacccctgtgtgagtgtgtgtgtgtgtgtgtgcgagcgagcgtGCCCACTTCTGCATACATACAAATGAATGGTTTGTGTGATTGAAATTAAGAGTATGTGTCTGGATGTATGTTCTTTATGTGAGAGAAACTTAAACAGCTAAGAGTAtgactgcgtgcgtgtgtgtgtctgcgtgcataGAAGGAGACtgtatgctctgtgtgtgtgcgtgcgtgtgtgcataaaaGGAGACTGTgtactatgtgagtgtgtgtgtgtgtgagagagggtgaaaagaaTGTGTGAGCATTTCATGGGAGAAACAGTTCAAAGTATTGagggtgtatgtgagtgtggatgttcATGAAATCAGTTTTCAGAGTGTGTGACTCTGCGTGCAAGCAATTGTTCAGCCCAAAAGTGAGAGGatatattaaatgaaaaaattGAAAATGATAAATGTCCTTTTAATGGGATTACTCTAGGGGAAAAGGCTGTCCACTGTTTATTTGCGTTGTGTGCAGAGTCGTACttggaattgtgtttttttttttttccgtagttattttttccctttttttttggaaccgtatatatatatatataaaatatattaattatttttttcctcattgGCATTCTCATAGGTTCATATCTTTTTATATCCTGTCCACTTTGAGAGGGGCTTTGTGCTTGTGCATTCATTTTAGGAGAAGGACATGCTCATAAGACTTTGGCTCTTCTTTGACACCCAAAACACCTGACCTGGAATGAATGTTCTTTTTTGTAATTTAACCTCAGtgtatatttttttcccccatcccACTTTGAAAGAGTAACATGCGGTTACCTTTGGGGAAGGGAAACTGAAAAAGAATATGGGActatgtctctttttttcccatcgGTATAATGAAAAACTGTACCAATAAAACTTCTTTGGGGTACTGAAaattgtttcccttttttagaaaaaaaaaaaaaaaagataatccTGTGTCTCCATTTTCATGCCCtcatttctttctcacacacagggcaggTTTTAAGTGTTATGGATTGTGTCCTTAGGTCTTGTGTTGATGTGGCATGCCATGTAAATATGCGATTTGGAGTGAGTGCAACAGAATAAAGAGGCACTGTTTCGTACCTGGTTGTCTTTGTCTTACTCCCATCTCTTGTCAGATAACGTATGCAGGTAGGATGTACCTAAGCACCTTATGAATTGAAGCCTACCACATTCTGATGTGTACTACCAGAACATTTCTGGAGCTTGGACTTACTGAAGAAAGAAGTGAAAGTATAAACTTGATTTCTTTTCAAAGTCATATTATTAACCTACTAATGCATTCGTGAATATAAACTCTTAGATATAAACGCTACCACAATTCCCTTACCATTGCCATAACTTGCAATGATTACATTGTGAATGGCATAGAAGGATCGCTGTCTTCTGGGCGGAAAAAACAGGCACTTCGAAGGGCACTTTGTTTTGGGTCCTTCTTAAAGTTCCTGGTCCACGTCAAGCAGGATTTGGGACGTAGAGGTCTGGGGTGAAAAATACCGAGGGATACGatagttttttttaacttaacaGTATATGCCAATTAACCAAaatcatgattttttttattgaatccTAGAGATTGTAAGCCTCGTTACAGCTATTCTTCACAAGAAATAATCGGCAAAGGTAGGGTAACGTTAGCATGGTTGTGTCATGGAAGCCCAAGGCTAACCAGACTGTGAAACAGTGATTAGGAAGCTTGTTCACCAGGTTAAACAGTGTTAGACATTTATTGGTATTTTTTGAAAAGTCCCTACTGAGATTCTGCATAACCCTCTATAAGAGCTCTGCATAAGTGGTAAAAATAGCTTAGTGCGGCATATGCAGAACACTCCGTTTgctagctatgctagctagttaAATGCTATTCAGCTCTGGTAAGCTTGTAGGTTACCATTTCTAAACGCATATAACGTGATATTTTACCGATACCCATACTCTCCAGGGTGTGTATTCACTACTTCCCTACGCAGGACTTGTGTAATATTATTCAGCGTGTGTCCTTACTTGGAAAAGACAGCTAGCACTGGTTACTTTGCATTGTAGTTGGGAGAAGTACCTTAACGTTGTAACATCATtatctgtttgtctcttttATTGCTGCAGTCAAAATATGTGCCTAATAGAAGTCTCATAAATGTTAACGATGTATCATGCTGATGATTGTGTCAACATCTTGCAAGTTGAATTTACATTAGAAATTATCATAGAAGACAGTTTTGCCCTTTATTTTACCAGGGGCCAGCATGTCTTGGTTTACCGATCTGGCCGGAAAGGCTGAGGACTTCTTGACCAAGGTCGATCAAGGGGCAGCCACTGCATTGACTAAGCAGCAGAGTCGCAAGTCCTCTTTCCCCTCGTCATACGATGAGGAAGAAGCATCTCAGTACAGTAATGCTGGCTTCAGCAGAGTAGCACCAGACACACCGCACGAATACCAGAGCTCCTCTCATGACTTCATCTCGACAGCAgcagacaaaataaaaaaatccaaaGCCACACTGTTGGCAGGTTCTACCAACGTGTCCACTGTCACTCCTCTGGGTTCAGCTAGCAGCAGCTCCACCAAGGCCTCCTTTGTCCGACCCAAGAAGGCTGAGGATGTAGATGACGATCTCCTCTTCAAGTTTCTGAACAGTTCCGACCCACCACAGGGCGAGAGGCGAGATGTGAGGCAAGAGCTCCCCAGAGTGGCGGGCCCTCCTGAGGAGGTGACGCCAGCCCCCGTGGCTTCCGCTGACCCTCTGGCAGTGCCATCTGCCCCTtccactcccccctccaccaTGGGCCTGTCTCGAGCCTCCAGTCTCAGCTCGCTGTCTGCCAGCATCCACAGTGTAAAGACCGAGGATGGCTCTGTCAAAGATCAGTACCAAGGTGAGCGTgttttgacacaaaaaaaactttgtcCACGATTTATCATAACCCTCTTTTAAAAAGCTTAGTTTTGTGTCTGATCGTGAGTGCATGTTTTTAATCTTTGATATTTTGCAATGTGGTTATTATATTACATGTATGGATAGTATATGTTCTTGTGGCTCCTTTTTTATGGATATTTCAGTGGTCTGATATCTGTATCATTTCTATCATGTGTACTTCATAAAAGCAAAGCCTGGCACTGTCCAAATATGTGGCCAGAAAGAGTATTCCCCTTATAGGTGCACTAATGTTTTTTATAAACTACAGGAGCACTTCTTATAGActtagaagagaagagaatggaCAAGAGCAGTTTTCTTTCATGTTCAGAATTGTTGACTATTACTATTGAATCCAGTATGCACACAAACCTATCTGATGCACAcattgtttattaatcatggaATGATCAAATGTCAAAGAATCAGTGACACCCTTTGGGTTAATAATTAACCTCATCTTTGATGTTTCACATGGAACATAGTATTACTGAGAATTGGAGTGTTCATTCTACATTCCATTAGACAGGTATTCTAGAACTGCAGGAATAGAATGCCTGCGAAAATTGTGTTTATTCAAAAATAACTATTTATAAGAATTGGAGTTTATTTCAAAACAAGCTACCCCTCTTACCATTAGATACTCCAGAAAGCTCAGACTCTGGGCTGGCTGTGCCTCAGGACCCTGCCCCTCAAGAGCCAGTCCCTGTGGAGGAATCCCA
Above is a window of Clupea harengus chromosome 14, Ch_v2.0.2, whole genome shotgun sequence DNA encoding:
- the rtf1 gene encoding RNA polymerase-associated protein RTF1 homolog — its product is MVNVKKRKGRVVIDSDSEDSASDDNLDQELLSLAKRKRVDTDEQEEPVSKPAASTDSETSDSDDEWTVGGTKAKKKVKPGKGTEKKSAAKKKVNKAATSGSSDGNSSAESSAPEEGEVSDSDSNSSSSSSDSDSSSEDEEFRDGYGDDLMGDEEDRARLEQMTEKEREQELFNRIEKREVLKRRFEIKQKLKKAKKKEKEEKKKKQEEEQEKKKQDRSQSQDSQVVMSHNKERRSKRDEKLDKKSQAMEELRAEREKKKNRTAELLAKRQPLKTSEVYSDDEEEEEEEDDKSSVKSDRSSHSSSYSEEDEKEESTPKSQPVSLPEELHRIRLSRHKLERWCHMPFFAKTVTGCFVRIGIGNSSSKPVYRVAEIVDVVETAKVYQLGTTRTNKGLQLRHGNDTRVFRLEFVSNQEFTESEFLKWKEAMIIASMQVPTLDEIAKKEQSIKEAQNHKFNDKDIEDIVKEKDRFRKAPSNYAMKKTQLMKEKAMAEESGEGEKAKSIQDQMNTLEERAEALDRQRTKNISAISYINQRNRSWNIVESEKALVAEGQNNKDQQMDPFTRRQCQPTMVSNARDPTVHAAIIAHLNQKYGSGSAADENALDRNLQGLPSLKDKDITKGTSDLSEDLFKVHDFDVKIDLQVPTAETKSLSVSSNALPAKDGAPRRSLNLEDYKKRRGLI